A section of the Leminorella richardii genome encodes:
- the prs gene encoding ribose-phosphate diphosphokinase: MPDMKLFAGNATPELAQRVANRLYTSLGDAAVGRFSDGEVSVQINENVRGGDIFIIQSTCAPTNDNLMELVVMVDALRRASAGRITAVIPYFGYARQDRRVRSARVPITAKVVADFLSSVGVDRVLTVDLHAEQIQGFFDVPVDNVFGSPILLEDMLQQNLESPIVVSPDIGGVVRARAIAKLLNDTDMAIIDKRRPRANVSQVMHIIGDVNGRDCILVDDMIDTGGTLCKAAEALKERGAKRVFAYATHPIFSGNAVDNIKNSVIDEVIVCDTIPLSAEIKAINKVRSLTLSGMLAEAIRRISNEESISAMFEH; this comes from the coding sequence GTGCCTGACATGAAGCTCTTTGCTGGTAACGCCACGCCGGAACTAGCACAACGTGTAGCCAATCGTCTTTATACTTCTCTGGGTGACGCCGCTGTAGGCCGTTTTAGCGACGGTGAAGTGAGTGTTCAAATTAACGAAAACGTCCGCGGTGGTGATATTTTTATTATCCAATCCACCTGTGCGCCGACAAACGATAACCTGATGGAACTGGTTGTTATGGTCGACGCGCTGCGTCGCGCTTCAGCCGGGCGTATTACCGCAGTTATCCCCTACTTTGGCTATGCCCGTCAGGATCGTCGCGTACGTTCTGCTCGCGTGCCGATTACGGCCAAAGTCGTTGCTGACTTTCTTTCCAGCGTCGGCGTTGACCGCGTATTAACCGTCGATCTTCATGCTGAACAGATCCAGGGATTCTTTGATGTCCCGGTTGATAACGTTTTCGGTAGCCCTATCCTGCTGGAAGACATGCTGCAGCAGAATCTGGAAAGCCCTATTGTTGTGTCTCCAGACATTGGCGGCGTCGTTCGCGCGCGCGCTATCGCCAAACTGCTCAACGATACCGATATGGCTATCATCGACAAGCGTCGCCCTCGCGCTAACGTTTCTCAAGTCATGCATATTATTGGTGACGTAAACGGTCGCGACTGCATTCTGGTTGATGACATGATCGATACCGGTGGAACACTGTGTAAAGCGGCTGAAGCTCTGAAAGAGCGCGGTGCTAAACGCGTGTTTGCTTACGCAACGCACCCAATTTTCTCCGGCAACGCGGTCGACAACATCAAGAACTCCGTTATTGATGAAGTCATCGTTTGTGACACGATCCCTCTGTCGGCAGAAATCAAAGCTATCAACAAAGTTCGCTCTCTGACCCTTTCCGGTATGCTGGCTGAGGCTATTCGCCGCATCAGCAACGAAGAGTCCATTTCTGCGATGTTTGAACACTAA
- the ychH gene encoding stress-induced protein YchH: MKRKTFVILGNILMVLGLVFMICGAGLTIISHVKDVVMLPGDLANLPIAGIFIGAFVWLVGARISGRDKVADRYWWIKHYDNRRYRHKHL; encoded by the coding sequence ATGAAACGGAAAACCTTCGTTATTCTGGGCAACATTCTTATGGTGCTGGGACTCGTCTTTATGATCTGCGGAGCAGGGCTGACGATTATTTCTCACGTTAAGGACGTTGTTATGCTGCCGGGCGACTTGGCCAACTTACCGATAGCCGGTATTTTCATCGGTGCCTTTGTTTGGCTAGTTGGGGCGCGTATCAGCGGACGTGACAAGGTTGCCGATCGCTACTGGTGGATTAAACATTACGACAATCGTCGCTATCGCCATAAACACCTGTAG
- the pth gene encoding aminoacyl-tRNA hydrolase, protein MSSIKLIVGLANPGAEYAQTRHNAGAWFVDLLAERYHQPLKEEPKFFGYTSRLNVDGQDIRLLVPTTFMNLSGKAVVAMAGFFRISPEEILVAHDELDLPPGVAKLKLGGGNGGHNGLKDIANKLGNNPNFYRLRIGIGHPGDKNKVTGFVLGKPPASEQKLIDDAIDEAVRCTDILIKEDVTKAMNRLHAFKASA, encoded by the coding sequence GTGAGCAGCATTAAACTGATTGTCGGTTTAGCGAATCCCGGAGCTGAATACGCACAGACCCGCCATAACGCAGGCGCTTGGTTTGTTGACCTATTGGCCGAACGCTATCATCAACCGCTGAAAGAAGAGCCTAAATTTTTTGGCTACACCTCTCGGCTCAACGTTGACGGTCAGGACATCCGCCTTCTGGTTCCTACCACTTTTATGAACCTCAGCGGCAAGGCCGTCGTTGCTATGGCAGGATTTTTCCGCATATCTCCCGAAGAGATTCTGGTCGCTCACGATGAGCTTGATCTTCCCCCTGGCGTAGCCAAGCTCAAGCTCGGCGGCGGTAACGGTGGTCATAACGGGCTGAAAGACATTGCTAACAAGCTGGGCAATAACCCTAACTTCTATCGATTGCGTATTGGCATCGGCCACCCGGGTGATAAAAATAAAGTCACGGGATTCGTTTTGGGTAAGCCGCCAGCCTCTGAACAAAAGCTGATCGATGACGCCATCGATGAAGCGGTACGCTGTACAGACATTCTTATAAAAGAGGATGTGACCAAGGCGATGAATCGGCTTCATGCGTTTAAAGCAAGTGCCTAA
- a CDS encoding GlsB/YeaQ/YmgE family stress response membrane protein: MGIISWVVLGLIVGILAKWIMPGKDGGGFIMTTILGVIGALVGGFISSRLGMGTVDGFNIGSLAIAILGALLVLFIYRKIKG; encoded by the coding sequence ATGGGGATCATCTCTTGGGTTGTACTGGGCCTTATCGTTGGCATATTAGCCAAGTGGATTATGCCGGGTAAAGACGGCGGTGGGTTCATTATGACAACGATTCTCGGTGTCATAGGCGCGCTGGTTGGCGGATTTATCAGTTCCCGTCTGGGTATGGGGACGGTAGACGGCTTTAATATTGGCAGCCTGGCTATCGCGATTCTGGGCGCGCTGCTGGTGCTGTTTATATACCGTAAGATTAAGGGGTAG